The Acinonyx jubatus isolate Ajub_Pintada_27869175 chromosome D1, VMU_Ajub_asm_v1.0, whole genome shotgun sequence genome includes a window with the following:
- the PPP2R1B gene encoding serine/threonine-protein phosphatase 2A 65 kDa regulatory subunit A beta isoform isoform X3, which produces MAGTAGPGTGPGAAGGDGDDSLYPIAVLIDELRNEDVQLRLNSIKKLSTIALALGVERTRTELLPFLTDTIYDEDEVLLALAEQLGNFTGLVGGPDFAHCLLPPLESLATVEETVVRDKAVESLRQISQEHTPNALEAHFVPLVKRLASGDWFTSRTSACGLFSVCYPRASDAVRAEIRQHFRSLCSDDTPMVRRAAASKLGEFAKVLELDSVKSEIVPLFTNLASDEQDSVRLLAVEACVSIAQLLTQEDLEALVMPTLRQAAEDKSWRVRYMVADKFSELQKAVGPKITLNDLIPAFQNLLKDCEAEVRAAAAHKVKELCENLPTEGRETIIMSQILPYIKELVSDTNQHVKSALASVIMGLSTILGKENTIEHLLPLFLAQLKDECPEVRLNIISNLDCVNEVIGIRQLSQSLLPAIVELAEDAKWRVRLAIIEYMPLLAGQLGVEFFDEKLNSLCMAWLVDHVYAIREAATNNLMKLVQKFGAEWAQNTIVPRVLVMANDPNYLHRMTTLFCINALSEACGQEITTKHMLPVVLKMAGDQVANVRFNVAKSLQKIGPVLNTDALREEVKPVLQKLGQDEDVDVKYFAQEAISVLALA; this is translated from the exons ATGGCGGGTACAGCGGGGCCCGGGACCGGCCCGGGGGCAGCGGGAGGAGATGGAGACGACTCGCTATACCCGATCGCGGTTTTAATCGACGAGCTCCGCAACGAGGATGTGCAG ctccGCCTTAACAGTATTAAGAAGTTATCCACAATTGCTCTGGCACTTGGAGTAGAAAGGACACGAACAGAACTGCTGCCATTCCTTACAG ATACGATTTATGATGAAGATGAGGTACTGTTAGCTCTTGCTGAGCAACTGGGAAATTTCACTGGCCTGGTGGGAGGTCCTGACTTTGCCCATTGTCTGCTG CCTCCTTTGGAAAGTCTGGCAACTGTGGAAGAGACTGTGGTTCGAGACAAGGCTGTGGAGTCGCTGAGGCAGATCTCCCAGGAGCACACTCCTAATGCTCTGGAAGCGCATTTTGTACCTCTGGTGAAGCGCCTGGCGAGTGGAGACTGGTTCACTTCTCGCACATCTGCGTGTGGCTTGTTCAGTGTTTGCTATCCCAGGGCTTCagatgctgtcagagcagaaatTAGACA GCACTTCCGTTCCTTGTGCTCAGATGACACTCCCATGGTACGACGTGCTGCCGCTTCCAAATTGGGCGAATTTGCAAAAGTTTTGGAATTAGACAGTGTGAAAAGTGAAATTGTTCCGCTGTTCACTAACCTAGCTTCAGACGAACAG GATTCAGTGCGTCTCTTAGCTGTGGAAGCTTGTGTCAGTATTGCCCAGTTGCTGACCCAGGAGGACCTTGAGGCTCTGGTGATGCCCACACTCCGGCAAGCAGCGGAAGATAAATCTTGGAGGGTTCGCTATATGGTAGCTGACAAGTTTTCAGAG ctCCAGAAAGCTGTGGGTCCTAAAATCACCCTAAATGACCTCATCCCCGCCTTTCAGAACCTACTCAAAGACTGTGAAGCTGAAGTCCGAGCAGCTGCTGCCCACAAAGTAAAAG AACTCTGTGAGAACTTACCCACTGAAGGCAGAGAGACCATAATTATGAGTCAGATTCTCCCCTATATAAAG gaattaGTATCTGATACAAATCAACATGTCAAATCGGCTCTAGCATCTGTAATTATGGGATTGTCTACCATTTTGGGAAAAGAGAATACCATTGAAcaccttctgcctctttttttagCTCAGTTAAAGGATGAG TGTCCAGAAGTTCGTTTGAATATCATCTCTAACTTGGATTGTGTAAATGAAGTGATTGGGATCCGTcagctctctcagtctctccttcCTGCCATAGTGGAGCTGGCTGAAGATGCCAAGTGGAGGGTCCGGCTGGCCATCATTGAGTATATGCCACTGCTGGCGGGCCAGCTG GGTGTGGAGTTCTTTGACGAAAAGCTGAATTCTTTATGTATGGCCTGGCTTGTGGACCATG TGTATGCTATCCGCGAAGCCGCCACCAACAACCTCATGAAGCTCGTTCAGAAGTTCGGAGCAGAGTGGGCCCAGAACACCATCGTTCCCAGAGTGTTAGTCATGGCGAACGATCCCAATTACTTGCACAGGATGACCACCTTATTCTGCATTAAC GCGCTGTCTGAAGCCTGCGGTCAGGAAATAACCACGAAGCACATGCTGCCCGTTGTACTGAAAATGGCAGGAGACCAAGTGGCGAACGTCCGTTTCAATGTAGCCAAATCTCTTCAGAAAATTGGACCAGTTCTGAACACTGA TGCTTTGCGGGAGGAAGTGAAGCCAGTACTGCAGAAGTTGGGCCAGGATGAAGACGTGGATGTCAAGTACTTCGCACAGGAAGCTATAAGTG TGCTTGCATTGGCATAA
- the PPP2R1B gene encoding serine/threonine-protein phosphatase 2A 65 kDa regulatory subunit A beta isoform isoform X2, producing the protein MAGTAGPGTGPGAAGGDGDDSLYPIAVLIDELRNEDVQLRLNSIKKLSTIALALGVERTRTELLPFLTDTIYDEDEVLLALAEQLGNFTGLVGGPDFAHCLLPPLESLATVEETVVRDKAVESLRQISQEHTPNALEAHFVPLVKRLASGDWFTSRTSACGLFSVCYPRASDAVRAEIRQHFRSLCSDDTPMVRRAAASKLGEFAKVLELDSVKSEIVPLFTNLASDEQDSVRLLAVEACVSIAQLLTQEDLEALVMPTLRQAAEDKSWRVRYMVADKFSELQKAVGPKITLNDLIPAFQNLLKDCEAEVRAAAAHKVKELCENLPTEGRETIIMSQILPYIKELVSDTNQHVKSALASVIMGLSTILGKENTIEHLLPLFLAQLKDECPEVRLNIISNLDCVNEVIGIRQLSQSLLPAIVELAEDAKWRVRLAIIEYMPLLAGQLGVEFFDEKLNSLCMAWLVDHVYAIREAATNNLMKLVQKFGAEWAQNTIVPRVLVMANDPNYLHRMTTLFCINALSEACGQEITTKHMLPVVLKMAGDQVANVRFNVAKSLQKIGPVLNTDALREEVKPVLQKLGQDEDVDVKYFAQEAISVVAQRLRKSDFPAKDTEEPSAPGADKNRFLRARGPEEDPGKFLPLRSRYRERARLGRLRRRQ; encoded by the exons ATGGCGGGTACAGCGGGGCCCGGGACCGGCCCGGGGGCAGCGGGAGGAGATGGAGACGACTCGCTATACCCGATCGCGGTTTTAATCGACGAGCTCCGCAACGAGGATGTGCAG ctccGCCTTAACAGTATTAAGAAGTTATCCACAATTGCTCTGGCACTTGGAGTAGAAAGGACACGAACAGAACTGCTGCCATTCCTTACAG ATACGATTTATGATGAAGATGAGGTACTGTTAGCTCTTGCTGAGCAACTGGGAAATTTCACTGGCCTGGTGGGAGGTCCTGACTTTGCCCATTGTCTGCTG CCTCCTTTGGAAAGTCTGGCAACTGTGGAAGAGACTGTGGTTCGAGACAAGGCTGTGGAGTCGCTGAGGCAGATCTCCCAGGAGCACACTCCTAATGCTCTGGAAGCGCATTTTGTACCTCTGGTGAAGCGCCTGGCGAGTGGAGACTGGTTCACTTCTCGCACATCTGCGTGTGGCTTGTTCAGTGTTTGCTATCCCAGGGCTTCagatgctgtcagagcagaaatTAGACA GCACTTCCGTTCCTTGTGCTCAGATGACACTCCCATGGTACGACGTGCTGCCGCTTCCAAATTGGGCGAATTTGCAAAAGTTTTGGAATTAGACAGTGTGAAAAGTGAAATTGTTCCGCTGTTCACTAACCTAGCTTCAGACGAACAG GATTCAGTGCGTCTCTTAGCTGTGGAAGCTTGTGTCAGTATTGCCCAGTTGCTGACCCAGGAGGACCTTGAGGCTCTGGTGATGCCCACACTCCGGCAAGCAGCGGAAGATAAATCTTGGAGGGTTCGCTATATGGTAGCTGACAAGTTTTCAGAG ctCCAGAAAGCTGTGGGTCCTAAAATCACCCTAAATGACCTCATCCCCGCCTTTCAGAACCTACTCAAAGACTGTGAAGCTGAAGTCCGAGCAGCTGCTGCCCACAAAGTAAAAG AACTCTGTGAGAACTTACCCACTGAAGGCAGAGAGACCATAATTATGAGTCAGATTCTCCCCTATATAAAG gaattaGTATCTGATACAAATCAACATGTCAAATCGGCTCTAGCATCTGTAATTATGGGATTGTCTACCATTTTGGGAAAAGAGAATACCATTGAAcaccttctgcctctttttttagCTCAGTTAAAGGATGAG TGTCCAGAAGTTCGTTTGAATATCATCTCTAACTTGGATTGTGTAAATGAAGTGATTGGGATCCGTcagctctctcagtctctccttcCTGCCATAGTGGAGCTGGCTGAAGATGCCAAGTGGAGGGTCCGGCTGGCCATCATTGAGTATATGCCACTGCTGGCGGGCCAGCTG GGTGTGGAGTTCTTTGACGAAAAGCTGAATTCTTTATGTATGGCCTGGCTTGTGGACCATG TGTATGCTATCCGCGAAGCCGCCACCAACAACCTCATGAAGCTCGTTCAGAAGTTCGGAGCAGAGTGGGCCCAGAACACCATCGTTCCCAGAGTGTTAGTCATGGCGAACGATCCCAATTACTTGCACAGGATGACCACCTTATTCTGCATTAAC GCGCTGTCTGAAGCCTGCGGTCAGGAAATAACCACGAAGCACATGCTGCCCGTTGTACTGAAAATGGCAGGAGACCAAGTGGCGAACGTCCGTTTCAATGTAGCCAAATCTCTTCAGAAAATTGGACCAGTTCTGAACACTGA TGCTTTGCGGGAGGAAGTGAAGCCAGTACTGCAGAAGTTGGGCCAGGATGAAGACGTGGATGTCAAGTACTTCGCACAGGAAGCTATAAGTG TGGTGGCCCAGAGGCTGAGGAAGTCAGACTTCCCTGCGAAGGACACTGAGGAGCCCAGCGCTCCTGGGGCCGACAAGAACCGCTTCCTGAGAGCCAGAGGGCCCGAAGAGGACCCAGGAAAG
- the PPP2R1B gene encoding serine/threonine-protein phosphatase 2A 65 kDa regulatory subunit A beta isoform isoform X1 yields the protein MAGTAGPGTGPGAAGGDGDDSLYPIAVLIDELRNEDVQLRLNSIKKLSTIALALGVERTRTELLPFLTDTIYDEDEVLLALAEQLGNFTGLVGGPDFAHCLLPPLESLATVEETVVRDKAVESLRQISQEHTPNALEAHFVPLVKRLASGDWFTSRTSACGLFSVCYPRASDAVRAEIRQHFRSLCSDDTPMVRRAAASKLGEFAKVLELDSVKSEIVPLFTNLASDEQDSVRLLAVEACVSIAQLLTQEDLEALVMPTLRQAAEDKSWRVRYMVADKFSELQKAVGPKITLNDLIPAFQNLLKDCEAEVRAAAAHKVKELCENLPTEGRETIIMSQILPYIKELVSDTNQHVKSALASVIMGLSTILGKENTIEHLLPLFLAQLKDECPEVRLNIISNLDCVNEVIGIRQLSQSLLPAIVELAEDAKWRVRLAIIEYMPLLAGQLGVEFFDEKLNSLCMAWLVDHVYAIREAATNNLMKLVQKFGAEWAQNTIVPRVLVMANDPNYLHRMTTLFCINALSEACGQEITTKHMLPVVLKMAGDQVANVRFNVAKSLQKIGPVLNTDALREEVKPVLQKLGQDEDVDVKYFAQEAISVVAQRLRKSDFPAKDTEEPSAPGADKNRFLRARGPEEDPGKVQRESAARAASEEAVEMARCRGTDVAKGPAYQLHVNPRDSLAQLEIADLVHFSQSRD from the exons ATGGCGGGTACAGCGGGGCCCGGGACCGGCCCGGGGGCAGCGGGAGGAGATGGAGACGACTCGCTATACCCGATCGCGGTTTTAATCGACGAGCTCCGCAACGAGGATGTGCAG ctccGCCTTAACAGTATTAAGAAGTTATCCACAATTGCTCTGGCACTTGGAGTAGAAAGGACACGAACAGAACTGCTGCCATTCCTTACAG ATACGATTTATGATGAAGATGAGGTACTGTTAGCTCTTGCTGAGCAACTGGGAAATTTCACTGGCCTGGTGGGAGGTCCTGACTTTGCCCATTGTCTGCTG CCTCCTTTGGAAAGTCTGGCAACTGTGGAAGAGACTGTGGTTCGAGACAAGGCTGTGGAGTCGCTGAGGCAGATCTCCCAGGAGCACACTCCTAATGCTCTGGAAGCGCATTTTGTACCTCTGGTGAAGCGCCTGGCGAGTGGAGACTGGTTCACTTCTCGCACATCTGCGTGTGGCTTGTTCAGTGTTTGCTATCCCAGGGCTTCagatgctgtcagagcagaaatTAGACA GCACTTCCGTTCCTTGTGCTCAGATGACACTCCCATGGTACGACGTGCTGCCGCTTCCAAATTGGGCGAATTTGCAAAAGTTTTGGAATTAGACAGTGTGAAAAGTGAAATTGTTCCGCTGTTCACTAACCTAGCTTCAGACGAACAG GATTCAGTGCGTCTCTTAGCTGTGGAAGCTTGTGTCAGTATTGCCCAGTTGCTGACCCAGGAGGACCTTGAGGCTCTGGTGATGCCCACACTCCGGCAAGCAGCGGAAGATAAATCTTGGAGGGTTCGCTATATGGTAGCTGACAAGTTTTCAGAG ctCCAGAAAGCTGTGGGTCCTAAAATCACCCTAAATGACCTCATCCCCGCCTTTCAGAACCTACTCAAAGACTGTGAAGCTGAAGTCCGAGCAGCTGCTGCCCACAAAGTAAAAG AACTCTGTGAGAACTTACCCACTGAAGGCAGAGAGACCATAATTATGAGTCAGATTCTCCCCTATATAAAG gaattaGTATCTGATACAAATCAACATGTCAAATCGGCTCTAGCATCTGTAATTATGGGATTGTCTACCATTTTGGGAAAAGAGAATACCATTGAAcaccttctgcctctttttttagCTCAGTTAAAGGATGAG TGTCCAGAAGTTCGTTTGAATATCATCTCTAACTTGGATTGTGTAAATGAAGTGATTGGGATCCGTcagctctctcagtctctccttcCTGCCATAGTGGAGCTGGCTGAAGATGCCAAGTGGAGGGTCCGGCTGGCCATCATTGAGTATATGCCACTGCTGGCGGGCCAGCTG GGTGTGGAGTTCTTTGACGAAAAGCTGAATTCTTTATGTATGGCCTGGCTTGTGGACCATG TGTATGCTATCCGCGAAGCCGCCACCAACAACCTCATGAAGCTCGTTCAGAAGTTCGGAGCAGAGTGGGCCCAGAACACCATCGTTCCCAGAGTGTTAGTCATGGCGAACGATCCCAATTACTTGCACAGGATGACCACCTTATTCTGCATTAAC GCGCTGTCTGAAGCCTGCGGTCAGGAAATAACCACGAAGCACATGCTGCCCGTTGTACTGAAAATGGCAGGAGACCAAGTGGCGAACGTCCGTTTCAATGTAGCCAAATCTCTTCAGAAAATTGGACCAGTTCTGAACACTGA TGCTTTGCGGGAGGAAGTGAAGCCAGTACTGCAGAAGTTGGGCCAGGATGAAGACGTGGATGTCAAGTACTTCGCACAGGAAGCTATAAGTG TGGTGGCCCAGAGGCTGAGGAAGTCAGACTTCCCTGCGAAGGACACTGAGGAGCCCAGCGCTCCTGGGGCCGACAAGAACCGCTTCCTGAGAGCCAGAGGGCCCGAAGAGGACCCAGGAAAG